A genome region from Hymenobacter tibetensis includes the following:
- a CDS encoding META domain-containing protein produces the protein MLLASCQTTPPSTTTSPIVSVPSTTPAAPLRNTRWVLRTMNNQPVATPTNGEPYLLLRNEEQNAEGNGGCNRFRGSFELPADGQLRFGPLLSTKMACPDLSTESAFLDVLSKTRTYQISGDTLRLFQETATQPSAVLHAVYLH, from the coding sequence TTGCTACTCGCTTCGTGCCAGACGACGCCCCCAAGTACCACTACCTCCCCCATTGTGTCAGTACCGAGCACTACGCCGGCAGCCCCCTTGCGCAACACGCGTTGGGTGCTGCGTACCATGAACAACCAACCGGTGGCCACGCCTACCAACGGAGAACCTTATCTGTTGCTGCGCAACGAAGAGCAAAATGCGGAAGGCAACGGAGGGTGCAACCGCTTCCGAGGCTCGTTTGAATTACCCGCCGACGGACAGCTCCGTTTTGGTCCGTTGCTTTCCACTAAGATGGCTTGCCCCGACCTTTCCACAGAAAGCGCCTTTCTCGACGTACTCAGCAAAACCCGCACTTACCAGATCAGCGGCGATACGCTGCGGCTATTTCAAGAAACGGCCACCCAGCCTTCGGCCGTACTGCACGCCGTGTATCTGCACTAG
- a CDS encoding M20/M25/M40 family metallo-hydrolase, whose protein sequence is MRNLSVLCFLSLLFSLPLDAQAQKKRAPVAAAKPSVSAATVERVIQTLAADGMQGRSSVKPGGLQAAQFLSTEFQRLGLQMLPGLSSYEQVFPAYESQVAALFVTINNAPVAKENALLISSQAHLNWTSEDEAAARVLVIGPQEKPQQHMRAMLRPTENTVVLLDPTHAADFKRLAEYVSHSTIRADKTGNPFSSIVLLAPAPNAPKVTFKVAGNTTTRTLELRNVVGVLPGKDPARTAEQVVFSAHYDHIGVLPPVAGDSIANGADDDASGTTAVVALAEYFKKKNDNARTLVFVAFTAEEIGGFGSQHFSKQLDPVKVVAMFNIEMIGKPAKFGPNTAFITGFERSDFGPLLQANLKGTPFRFEPDPYPEQNLFFRSDNATLARLGVPAHSISTDQIPTDKLYHSVDDEVESLDLANMTAVITAIARSATGIVAGQQTPTRITLETPAKP, encoded by the coding sequence ATGCGCAACCTCTCTGTTCTCTGCTTTCTCTCCCTCCTTTTTTCACTACCTCTAGATGCACAGGCTCAAAAAAAGCGGGCACCGGTAGCTGCTGCTAAACCGAGCGTTTCGGCGGCTACTGTAGAGCGGGTAATACAAACTCTGGCGGCCGATGGCATGCAAGGGCGCTCCTCCGTCAAACCTGGCGGCTTACAGGCGGCTCAGTTTCTGTCCACTGAGTTTCAGCGTCTGGGGCTCCAGATGTTGCCCGGCCTGAGCAGCTACGAACAGGTTTTTCCAGCGTATGAGTCGCAAGTGGCTGCGCTATTCGTGACGATCAACAACGCACCCGTAGCCAAAGAAAACGCGCTGCTGATTTCCAGCCAGGCCCACTTGAACTGGACCAGTGAGGATGAGGCTGCCGCACGGGTGCTGGTTATAGGCCCCCAGGAGAAACCGCAGCAGCACATGCGGGCCATGCTGCGCCCGACCGAGAATACCGTGGTGTTGTTGGACCCAACTCATGCTGCTGACTTCAAGCGCTTGGCCGAATACGTAAGCCACAGTACCATCCGGGCCGACAAAACCGGCAACCCGTTCTCGAGCATCGTGCTGTTAGCTCCTGCCCCGAACGCTCCTAAAGTGACTTTCAAAGTAGCCGGCAATACCACCACGCGCACCCTAGAGCTCCGCAACGTGGTAGGCGTGCTGCCGGGCAAAGATCCTGCTCGGACGGCCGAACAAGTGGTCTTCTCGGCGCACTACGACCATATTGGGGTGCTGCCGCCCGTAGCCGGCGATTCTATTGCCAACGGGGCCGACGATGACGCCAGCGGCACCACGGCCGTAGTGGCGCTGGCAGAATACTTCAAAAAGAAAAACGACAACGCCCGCACCCTGGTCTTCGTGGCTTTCACGGCCGAGGAAATAGGTGGCTTCGGCTCCCAGCACTTCTCGAAACAGCTTGATCCGGTGAAGGTAGTTGCTATGTTCAACATCGAGATGATCGGGAAGCCGGCCAAGTTCGGGCCGAACACCGCATTTATCACCGGTTTCGAAAGGTCCGACTTCGGCCCGTTGCTGCAAGCGAATCTGAAAGGAACGCCGTTTCGCTTCGAGCCCGATCCATACCCCGAGCAAAACTTGTTTTTCCGTTCCGACAACGCAACATTAGCCCGGCTGGGAGTACCCGCGCACAGCATCAGCACTGACCAGATTCCAACCGACAAGCTGTACCATTCCGTTGACGATGAGGTGGAATCGTTGGACCTAGCCAACATGACAGCCGTTATTACAGCCATTGCGCGCAGTGCTACTGGCATTGTCGCCGGCCAACAGACGCCTACCCGCATCACACTCGAAACCCCTGCAAAGCCCTAG
- a CDS encoding ATP-binding protein, whose translation MKTLLFSLLLSVLCCQAVSGQSSSPAVIDSLQQQLALTSPHDTLRVLLLDELCWNLSHSDLPHARRYAEQGIALAQKLNYLSGEARCHNDLGTCLTLAGSADEALGEHLAALRIFRKLGMEKSMGYAYNGMANCHTLHHHFDTAETLYNKALRLAEQRRDTADQALFLSNLADLTWQQGRVNKANQYIRRSLDLYTALNILSGQANSLFTLGKVQARQQQPDSAQANLLEALMLYRVLGDEYGLSGTYTTLSAVLLTQQHPRSALEAAQLGMRYARQVGSPERLQNAFQQLASNYSALGNYRQAYRMQQQFQALRDSLVTDVNTRAMAALQSRHDTHAQQNRIRLLTQREKVTQLRADRDEDRVRLLGVIVGGLLLFVVVGSVLYGQLLRSRRELAAQHQLVADKNVALERAAHELRQLADSKDRLYAIIAHDLRGPVMAFTGVTELISFYQRTNDQEGLRHLPELVRESAQNLSSLLDNLLNWAVSQTGEISCQPERLSARELLSECYELFQTTAHSNQVQLQYEVPSHLALYADHNMVRTILRNLVGNALKFTPTGGTIRLQATLDTTDPTQICISVTDTGPGMPINQLKQVLHPRQPQLRASDSGRPTQGTGLGLQLCRTFAEYHGGTLGMSAGPEGGAMVWVTLPSASQTLEVEIAPLLRGVPLHAYAPLEKTVALG comes from the coding sequence GTGAAAACACTGCTATTCTCCTTGCTATTAAGCGTTCTGTGCTGCCAAGCAGTTAGTGGGCAAAGTTCCTCTCCTGCTGTTATTGATAGCCTCCAACAGCAGTTAGCGCTTACTTCTCCCCACGACACGCTACGGGTGCTCCTGCTGGATGAGCTATGCTGGAACCTGAGCCATTCTGATTTACCGCACGCTCGGCGCTATGCAGAACAAGGCATTGCACTGGCCCAAAAACTCAACTACCTGAGCGGAGAGGCCCGCTGCCACAACGACTTGGGCACATGCCTGACGCTGGCAGGTAGTGCCGATGAAGCCTTGGGTGAGCACCTAGCCGCGCTCCGTATTTTCCGGAAGCTGGGCATGGAGAAGTCGATGGGCTATGCCTACAACGGCATGGCCAACTGCCATACGTTGCACCATCATTTCGATACGGCCGAAACGCTCTACAATAAAGCACTGCGCCTAGCAGAACAGCGCCGTGACACGGCCGATCAAGCATTGTTTCTTAGTAACCTAGCGGACTTGACTTGGCAGCAAGGGCGCGTGAACAAGGCCAACCAATATATCCGCCGCTCCCTGGACCTATACACAGCGCTGAACATTCTTTCCGGGCAAGCCAACAGCCTGTTTACGCTGGGCAAGGTCCAGGCCCGGCAACAACAGCCTGACTCGGCCCAAGCCAACCTGTTGGAAGCCCTGATGCTGTACCGAGTTCTGGGAGATGAATACGGTCTTTCCGGCACCTACACAACGTTGTCGGCCGTGTTGCTGACCCAGCAGCATCCCCGGTCGGCGTTGGAGGCGGCACAACTAGGCATGCGGTATGCCCGGCAAGTTGGTTCGCCCGAACGGCTACAAAACGCCTTTCAACAACTCGCCAGCAACTACTCTGCCCTCGGCAACTATCGGCAGGCCTACCGCATGCAGCAGCAGTTTCAGGCGCTACGCGACAGCCTTGTAACGGACGTGAATACCCGCGCTATGGCCGCCTTGCAAAGCCGACACGACACGCACGCGCAGCAAAACCGCATCCGCTTGCTTACGCAGCGCGAGAAAGTAACGCAATTGCGCGCCGACCGAGACGAGGACCGGGTTCGGCTGCTCGGGGTGATAGTCGGCGGCTTGCTGCTGTTTGTGGTAGTGGGTAGTGTGCTCTATGGGCAGCTGCTACGGAGCCGTAGAGAACTGGCAGCGCAGCACCAGCTAGTAGCCGATAAAAATGTGGCGCTGGAAAGAGCAGCTCACGAGCTACGCCAGCTAGCCGATTCTAAAGACCGCCTGTATGCCATCATTGCCCATGACTTGCGCGGCCCGGTGATGGCCTTCACGGGGGTTACGGAGCTTATCAGCTTTTATCAGCGAACAAACGACCAGGAGGGCCTGCGTCATCTACCCGAACTGGTGCGGGAGTCGGCACAAAACCTGAGCAGCCTGCTGGACAACCTGTTGAACTGGGCCGTGAGCCAAACCGGCGAAATCAGCTGCCAACCCGAGCGCCTGTCAGCGCGCGAGTTGCTGTCGGAGTGCTACGAGTTGTTCCAAACAACTGCGCATTCCAACCAAGTGCAGTTGCAGTACGAAGTGCCTTCCCACTTGGCTCTGTACGCCGACCACAACATGGTCCGCACCATTTTGCGCAACCTCGTAGGCAATGCTCTGAAATTCACCCCAACCGGTGGTACGATACGGTTGCAAGCCACCCTGGACACCACCGATCCTACGCAGATCTGTATTTCCGTGACGGATACCGGCCCAGGCATGCCTATCAACCAATTGAAACAGGTATTACACCCACGCCAGCCGCAGTTACGTGCCTCCGATTCGGGCCGCCCGACGCAAGGCACGGGCCTGGGCCTACAGCTCTGCCGAACGTTTGCCGAATACCACGGCGGCACCCTAGGAATGAGCGCCGGCCCCGAGGGAGGAGCCATGGTGTGGGTTACGCTACCGTCAGCTAGTCAAACGCTGGAAGTGGAAATTGCTCCTCTTCTGCGCGGCGTTCCTCTGCATGCATATGCTCCCTTAGAGAAAACGGTGGCCTTGGGCTAA
- a CDS encoding transporter, translated as MAQTVDIHVDNADTPFIRNIRPDRPGQTVTTNILRPGQVQLDMGSQLQLHPAPTTPTAFSRGLLRVGFFGLMEFRVEQNYRHALQSTARSEPNFSAEPTVSSGPAGFAPLTVGAKMLASSNQDTRSQVAVLAEMTLRTGDASYLNKVYEPAARLLVSQQLGRRFGLEANLGFRQRGFKAADTSRGQYLGTLALNGPLGQHFGFFTETYTTWQRTTGWKPGLTSGLYWRPAPNLRLDVSAGNGPGTTTYAPTGAYVGIGLSARLPR; from the coding sequence TTGGCTCAAACCGTCGATATACATGTCGATAATGCGGACACTCCTTTCATCCGCAACATTCGCCCAGACAGGCCCGGCCAGACGGTTACCACCAACATACTACGGCCTGGCCAAGTGCAGTTGGATATGGGCAGTCAGCTACAGCTTCACCCGGCCCCAACTACTCCCACCGCTTTTTCGAGAGGCTTGCTGCGAGTGGGATTTTTTGGCTTGATGGAGTTTCGGGTAGAGCAAAACTACCGCCACGCGCTCCAATCTACTGCTCGCTCAGAGCCCAACTTCTCGGCTGAGCCAACAGTTTCTTCGGGACCGGCAGGCTTTGCGCCGCTCACAGTTGGAGCTAAAATGCTTGCTTCTTCCAATCAGGATACTCGCTCCCAGGTTGCCGTTTTGGCCGAGATGACGCTTCGTACGGGCGATGCTTCGTACTTAAACAAAGTATATGAGCCTGCGGCACGCCTGCTAGTTTCGCAGCAGCTCGGTCGGCGTTTTGGACTGGAGGCCAACTTAGGCTTCCGGCAACGGGGATTTAAAGCGGCTGATACTAGCCGAGGCCAGTATCTGGGCACCTTGGCGCTGAATGGTCCTTTGGGGCAGCACTTCGGCTTCTTCACTGAAACGTATACCACCTGGCAGCGCACTACAGGATGGAAACCTGGTCTTACGTCTGGCCTTTATTGGCGTCCCGCTCCCAACCTTCGCCTTGATGTCTCGGCTGGCAATGGGCCTGGCACCACCACATATGCACCCACTGGAGCTTACGTAGGTATTGGCCTCAGCGCCCGATTGCCTCGTTAG
- a CDS encoding cobalamin B12-binding domain-containing protein, translating into MPNSSAQHQAIADFLYEHTSELAQIACSQLNARSMGATDAGLLEEVESHFQPLADAILMNSVSLLEAHLEYCRYTNGPTPERDEQLRQQINALRQTLSQGLTIAQYSLTLPFFYAGQEALNKQLEVLVVGVQSVLQDQAPLVEAARQYLARLLAGQRTEALAGIRQALREGAHVHDIYLHIFQPVQREVGRLWHRGDINVAQEHYCTAATELAIATLHSQLMATPRNGRRLVAATLSGDLHVMPLRMVSDFLESDGWDAYFLGASTPAAFVWQAVVAHQAELLVVGASMSHHVGRVRELLAQRPSSCAATRVMVGGAPFNADPQLWRAVGADAWAPDAVGAMEEAQRLFSGKAKRRVVA; encoded by the coding sequence ATGCCCAATTCGTCTGCTCAACATCAGGCTATAGCTGATTTTCTGTACGAACACACCTCCGAGCTTGCCCAAATTGCTTGCAGCCAATTAAATGCTCGCTCGATGGGCGCAACAGACGCTGGCTTATTGGAAGAAGTGGAAAGCCATTTCCAGCCGTTGGCTGATGCCATACTCATGAACAGCGTGTCGTTGTTGGAGGCGCATCTAGAGTATTGCCGGTACACAAACGGGCCTACTCCCGAACGCGACGAGCAACTACGGCAACAGATTAATGCGCTGCGCCAAACCCTGAGCCAAGGCCTAACCATTGCGCAGTACAGTCTGACGCTTCCGTTCTTTTATGCGGGGCAAGAGGCACTCAACAAACAGTTGGAAGTACTTGTAGTAGGCGTACAGTCAGTACTCCAAGATCAAGCTCCTTTGGTAGAAGCCGCCCGGCAATACTTAGCTCGCCTGTTGGCTGGGCAGCGCACGGAAGCACTGGCCGGTATTCGGCAGGCACTGCGCGAAGGAGCCCACGTGCACGACATCTATCTGCACATTTTTCAGCCCGTGCAACGCGAAGTAGGCCGGCTCTGGCACAGAGGCGATATCAACGTAGCGCAGGAGCACTATTGCACGGCCGCCACCGAACTGGCCATTGCCACCTTACACTCCCAGCTGATGGCTACCCCACGCAACGGCCGCCGGCTGGTGGCCGCCACCCTGTCCGGCGACCTGCATGTGATGCCCCTACGTATGGTCAGCGACTTTCTGGAGTCAGACGGCTGGGATGCATACTTTCTGGGAGCCAGCACACCCGCCGCCTTTGTTTGGCAGGCCGTAGTGGCCCACCAAGCCGAACTGCTGGTAGTGGGAGCCTCCATGAGCCACCATGTAGGCCGCGTACGAGAGCTACTAGCCCAGCGCCCGAGCAGTTGTGCTGCCACTCGCGTAATGGTTGGCGGGGCTCCTTTCAACGCTGACCCACAGCTCTGGCGAGCCGTGGGTGCCGATGCCTGGGCTCCCGATGCCGTGGGGGCCATGGAAGAAGCCCAGCGGCTTTTCAGCGGCAAAGCAAAGCGCCGGGTAGTAGCGTAA
- a CDS encoding tetratricopeptide repeat protein: protein METQPSRLQQLLAFYQDEPNDPFTIYALATEYKATEPLRALEYFQKLLLEHSDYVGTYYHAGKLLEQLEKPDEAEKVYREGLRVSRQAGQMHAASELQQALNQCMGLDYEDD from the coding sequence ATGGAAACGCAACCTAGCCGCCTGCAACAGCTCTTGGCCTTCTACCAAGACGAGCCCAACGACCCCTTCACGATATACGCATTGGCGACTGAGTACAAGGCGACTGAGCCGCTCCGTGCCTTGGAATATTTTCAAAAACTTTTGCTGGAGCACTCCGACTATGTCGGCACGTATTACCACGCGGGCAAGCTGCTCGAACAACTTGAAAAGCCAGATGAGGCCGAAAAAGTTTACCGGGAAGGATTGCGCGTGAGCCGCCAAGCCGGACAAATGCACGCCGCCAGCGAATTGCAGCAGGCCTTGAACCAGTGCATGGGCCTCGACTACGAAGACGACTAG
- a CDS encoding electron transfer flavoprotein subunit beta/FixA family protein, producing the protein MKFLVCISNVPDTTTKIAFTPDNKEFNKAGVQFVINPWDEYALTRAIELKEAQGGGTVTVLNVGEADTEPNIRKALAIGADDAIRVNAHPKDAFFVAQQIASVAKEGAYDVILMGKESIDYNGFQVHGMVGELLGIPTVAPAMKLDMSGNTATLEREIEGGKEIVEVNTPFVASCQQPMCEPRIPNMRGIMTARTKPLKVVEPTGDAPRTAVFEYALPPKKQGVKLIPAENAGELIKLLRNEAKVI; encoded by the coding sequence ATGAAGTTTCTCGTTTGCATCAGCAACGTACCCGACACGACCACCAAGATTGCCTTCACTCCTGACAACAAGGAATTCAACAAGGCTGGTGTCCAATTCGTGATTAATCCTTGGGATGAATACGCCCTTACACGCGCCATTGAGCTGAAAGAAGCGCAAGGCGGTGGCACTGTTACGGTGCTCAACGTGGGCGAGGCCGACACTGAGCCCAACATTCGCAAGGCATTAGCCATCGGGGCCGATGATGCCATTCGCGTGAACGCACATCCGAAGGACGCTTTCTTTGTGGCGCAGCAGATTGCCAGCGTCGCCAAAGAAGGAGCCTATGATGTGATTCTGATGGGCAAAGAAAGCATTGATTACAATGGTTTCCAGGTGCACGGCATGGTGGGCGAGTTGCTCGGCATCCCAACAGTAGCTCCTGCTATGAAACTTGACATGAGCGGCAACACGGCAACACTGGAGCGCGAAATCGAAGGGGGCAAGGAGATAGTGGAAGTGAATACGCCTTTCGTGGCTTCCTGCCAGCAGCCGATGTGCGAACCCCGCATTCCGAATATGCGCGGCATCATGACGGCTCGTACCAAGCCCCTGAAAGTGGTGGAGCCCACCGGCGACGCGCCTCGTACGGCCGTTTTCGAATACGCGCTGCCTCCCAAAAAGCAGGGCGTGAAGCTCATTCCAGCCGAAAATGCTGGGGAGCTAATCAAGTTGCTTCGTAACGAAGCAAAAGTTATCTAA
- a CDS encoding electron transfer flavoprotein subunit alpha/FixB family protein, whose translation MSVLVVVECDGGEVKKSSLEVASYGSQVAQMLGATATAVAVGEATEANLAQLGEQGITKVLYDAEPRLKDFVNGAYTKLIAAAAQKEDSKIIVLANSNIGASVGSRLSVRLQASLATNVVELPKTDGGNFVVKRGAFSGKAFADVKLEGERKIIAVKKNSIEALHEAGKTAQVESFSAQLTDADFADAPKQVVMQDQAGGILLPEADKVVSGGRGMKGPENWSLIEDLAKAIGAATACSKPVSDVDWRPHHEHVGQTGITVSPNLYIACGISGAIQHLAGVNSSKVIVVINKDPEAPFFKAADYGIVGDVFDVLPKLTQAVKELG comes from the coding sequence ATGTCTGTTCTAGTTGTTGTTGAATGTGATGGCGGCGAGGTGAAAAAATCTTCGCTGGAAGTGGCTTCCTATGGCAGCCAGGTAGCCCAAATGTTGGGTGCCACCGCCACTGCTGTGGCAGTAGGGGAGGCCACCGAAGCCAACCTGGCCCAGCTCGGTGAGCAAGGCATCACGAAAGTGCTTTATGATGCGGAACCCCGCCTCAAAGACTTCGTGAACGGCGCTTACACCAAATTGATTGCCGCCGCTGCGCAAAAAGAAGACTCTAAAATAATTGTACTGGCCAACTCCAACATTGGCGCCTCGGTAGGCTCCCGCTTGTCGGTACGGCTGCAGGCCAGCTTGGCTACCAACGTGGTGGAGTTGCCCAAAACCGATGGTGGCAACTTCGTGGTGAAGCGTGGTGCCTTCTCGGGTAAAGCCTTTGCCGACGTGAAGCTGGAAGGCGAGCGGAAGATTATTGCGGTTAAGAAAAACTCTATCGAGGCGTTGCACGAAGCCGGCAAAACTGCGCAAGTGGAAAGCTTCTCGGCCCAACTCACCGACGCTGATTTCGCTGACGCTCCCAAGCAGGTTGTGATGCAGGACCAGGCTGGCGGTATTCTGCTACCCGAAGCCGACAAAGTAGTGTCTGGCGGCCGGGGCATGAAAGGTCCCGAGAACTGGAGCCTGATCGAAGACTTGGCGAAAGCCATAGGGGCAGCTACGGCCTGCTCCAAGCCCGTATCCGACGTAGACTGGCGTCCTCACCACGAGCACGTAGGCCAAACCGGTATCACGGTGTCGCCGAACCTGTACATTGCGTGTGGCATTTCGGGCGCTATTCAGCACTTAGCGGGCGTCAACTCCAGCAAAGTTATTGTGGTCATCAACAAAGACCCAGAGGCTCCGTTCTTTAAAGCAGCCGATTACGGCATCGTTGGCGACGTGTTCGACGTATTGCCGAAACTGACGCAGGCCGTAAAGGAACTAGGCTAG
- a CDS encoding bifunctional nuclease family protein yields MKKIPLEILGLSSSQSQSGSFALILGEKTGNRRLPIIIGMFEAQSIAIQIEKINPNRPLTHDLFKSFAEHVHVAVLEVIISDLKEGVFYSKIVCSDGATTFELDSRPSDAIAIGLRFGVPIFTVESVLSEAGIILSELDENAEDSDDEDDDDDDDSNDSGPAKPEPTPRDPSGQVSLDELTKMLAQALEREDYEKAAKIRDELNKRDG; encoded by the coding sequence TTGAAAAAAATACCGCTCGAAATCCTCGGCCTCTCCTCCAGCCAGTCGCAGTCCGGATCTTTTGCCCTCATTTTGGGCGAGAAAACGGGCAACCGCCGTCTGCCCATCATCATTGGTATGTTTGAGGCACAGAGCATTGCCATCCAAATTGAAAAAATAAATCCGAACCGGCCGCTCACGCACGACTTGTTTAAATCGTTCGCGGAGCACGTGCACGTAGCCGTGCTGGAAGTGATAATCTCGGACCTGAAAGAAGGGGTATTCTATTCGAAAATTGTATGCTCTGACGGAGCTACCACTTTCGAACTGGATTCCCGGCCTTCCGATGCTATTGCCATTGGCCTGCGTTTCGGAGTGCCTATTTTCACCGTAGAAAGTGTGCTAAGCGAAGCTGGCATCATCCTTTCAGAGCTCGACGAAAACGCCGAGGACTCCGACGATGAGGATGATGACGATGACGACGACAGCAACGACAGCGGTCCGGCCAAGCCCGAGCCGACTCCGCGCGATCCAAGCGGCCAAGTGTCGCTGGACGAGCTAACCAAAATGCTGGCGCAAGCCCTGGAACGCGAAGACTACGAGAAAGCCGCCAAGATCCGCGACGAGCTGAATAAGCGCGACGGTTAA
- a CDS encoding CPBP family intramembrane glutamic endopeptidase yields the protein MNALNLNLVAAKQGDKALVGRWVEWLVLFVGVPLALRIWWQPLVLLAILVAVTAWGVWWLVRRRLPHYQPLWRGPVGRNERRQFERILWRFAVSAILLLAVVGFFTPGKLFNMPRTQPMLWLSVLVSYPLLSVYPQEVIYRALFFNRYRPLFRGAYATLLASAGSFAFMHLVFQNWPAVLLTLIGGWLFAETYARTYSLRLVWLEHTLYGILIFTIGLGDYFYHANVGQALGGT from the coding sequence ATGAATGCATTGAACTTGAACCTCGTGGCGGCCAAACAGGGTGACAAGGCGCTAGTGGGGCGCTGGGTGGAGTGGCTGGTGCTCTTCGTAGGAGTGCCGCTGGCCTTGCGGATCTGGTGGCAGCCGCTGGTGTTGTTGGCCATACTTGTTGCTGTTACCGCCTGGGGCGTATGGTGGCTGGTTCGGCGGCGCCTGCCGCACTATCAGCCTTTGTGGCGTGGTCCGGTGGGGCGCAACGAGCGGCGGCAGTTTGAACGAATACTTTGGCGCTTTGCCGTAAGTGCCATCTTGCTCCTGGCTGTGGTCGGCTTCTTTACACCCGGCAAGCTGTTCAACATGCCCCGCACGCAGCCTATGCTATGGTTGTCGGTTCTGGTTTCTTATCCTTTGTTGTCAGTTTACCCTCAGGAGGTCATCTATCGCGCTTTGTTTTTCAACCGCTACCGGCCGCTGTTCCGCGGGGCGTATGCTACGTTATTAGCCAGTGCAGGCTCCTTTGCCTTTATGCATCTAGTCTTCCAGAACTGGCCCGCGGTACTGCTCACCTTGATTGGCGGTTGGCTCTTCGCCGAAACCTACGCCCGCACGTATTCTTTGCGCCTTGTATGGCTGGAACACACCCTATATGGCATCCTTATCTTCACGATAGGCTTAGGCGACTATTTCTACCATGCCAACGTTGGCCAAGCACTCGGAGGAACATGA
- a CDS encoding YfiT family bacillithiol transferase — protein MLASTDLQYPIGHPTLPTGPLEMGGRTAHIAHIALLPDQLRAAVTGLKADQLDTPYRPGGWTVRQVIHHLPDSHLNSYTRFKLALTEHNPTIAPYDEQAWAELPDVAAAPPAVSLALLEALHIRWTILLRNLSAEQWQRTFYHPGSKKDFTLDQALVLYAWHGRHHVAHVTELRKRMGW, from the coding sequence ATGCTAGCTTCCACTGATTTGCAATACCCCATCGGCCACCCGACGCTGCCTACTGGGCCGCTGGAAATGGGGGGGCGCACTGCGCACATTGCCCACATTGCTTTGTTGCCCGACCAGTTGCGCGCCGCCGTTACGGGCCTAAAAGCCGACCAGCTTGATACGCCTTATCGTCCTGGCGGCTGGACCGTCCGCCAGGTAATCCACCACTTGCCCGACTCGCACCTAAACAGCTACACCCGCTTCAAGCTGGCGCTCACCGAGCACAACCCCACCATTGCACCCTACGACGAGCAGGCCTGGGCCGAACTGCCCGATGTAGCTGCTGCGCCGCCTGCCGTATCACTAGCATTGCTGGAAGCCCTGCATATCCGGTGGACCATTCTGTTGCGCAACCTGAGCGCCGAGCAGTGGCAGCGTACCTTCTATCACCCCGGCTCGAAAAAGGACTTCACCCTCGATCAAGCGCTGGTCTTGTACGCCTGGCACGGCCGGCATCATGTGGCCCACGTCACCGAGCTGCGTAAGCGAATGGGCTGGTAG
- a CDS encoding ABC transporter ATP-binding protein, whose translation MIEIHNVQKAFNGNPVLRGINCTFETGKCNLLLGGSGTGKSVLLQCIVGLIKPDLGSITFDGTVFTNNKVDIRQEIRRKIGMLFQGSALFDSMTVYENTEFPLKMLTPEMSKEERRDRVEFCLKRVGLENAGNKMPSEISGGMKKRVGIARAIAPNCTYLFCDEPNSGLDPATSIKIDELIHEITHEYGITTVVITHDMNSVVEIGDHIIFLHKGEKLWDGNKDQILNAKVPELREFIFSSSLVRAAKRVDEESEGGLEALANEPLSEV comes from the coding sequence ATGATTGAGATTCATAATGTTCAGAAAGCCTTCAATGGCAACCCTGTGTTGCGGGGCATCAATTGCACGTTCGAAACGGGCAAGTGTAACCTGCTGCTAGGTGGCTCCGGTACCGGCAAAAGCGTGCTGCTGCAATGCATCGTGGGCTTGATTAAGCCGGATTTGGGCAGTATCACGTTCGACGGCACGGTGTTCACCAACAACAAAGTGGACATCCGGCAGGAAATTCGGCGCAAAATTGGAATGCTATTTCAGGGGTCGGCTTTGTTTGACTCGATGACGGTGTATGAAAACACCGAGTTTCCGCTCAAGATGCTGACGCCCGAAATGAGTAAGGAAGAACGCCGCGACCGGGTGGAATTTTGTCTGAAGCGCGTAGGTCTTGAAAATGCGGGAAACAAAATGCCATCTGAAATTTCGGGTGGTATGAAGAAACGAGTAGGCATTGCCCGCGCCATTGCGCCCAACTGCACCTACCTCTTCTGCGACGAACCCAACTCCGGCCTTGATCCTGCCACTAGCATCAAGATCGACGAACTCATCCACGAAATCACCCACGAATACGGCATTACCACTGTCGTCATCACCCACGACATGAACTCGGTGGTGGAAATCGGGGACCATATTATCTTTCTGCACAAAGGCGAAAAGCTTTGGGATGGCAACAAAGACCAGATCCTAAACGCCAAAGTGCCCGAGCTACGCGAGTTCATCTTCAGCAGCAGCCTCGTCCGCGCCGCCAAACGGGTGGATGAAGAGTCGGAAGGCGGTCTTGAAGCTCTGGCCAACGAGCCTCTGTCGGAGGTATAA